In one window of Arachis ipaensis cultivar K30076 chromosome B06, Araip1.1, whole genome shotgun sequence DNA:
- the LOC107645781 gene encoding uncharacterized protein At5g08430: protein MGKVVGALVRVKMDSSDCMQTRSYHLVRVTGVVLEDDVKRILLQVSFMSKAIPISELSDNDFTEQECEDLRLKVKANLLQKLTVVELQEKAKSLHEDITKHWIATRLTYLQNQIDRANLRGRQREKFALLDEREELQQPWKQEELLKRVPSVSPEFTTEPHNDPEEN from the exons ATGGGTAAGGTTGTTGGAGCCTTGGTTAGAGTTAAAATGGATTCCAGTGATTGTATGCAGACGAGGTCTTACCATCTTGTGAGAGTTACAG GTGTTGTATTGGAGGATGATGTTAAGAGAATTCTTTTGCAAGTTTCCTTCATGTCTAAAGCCATCCCTATCTCCGAGCTTTCTGATAATGACTTCACAGAG CAAGAATGTGAGGATTTGCGGCTAAAAGTGAAAGCCAACCTGCTGCAGAAACTAACTGTT GTGGAGCTTCAAGAAAAGGCAAAAAGTCTTCATGAGGATATAACAAAGCAT TGGATCGCGACTCGACTAACCTATTTGCAAAATCAAATTGACCGTGCAAACCTGAGGGGAAGACAAAGAGA AAAATTTGCCTTACTAGATGAAAGGGAAGAACTTCAACAACCATGGAAGCAAGAAGAGTTGTTAAAGCGAGTTCCTTCAGTTTCCCCAGAGTTTACTACAGAGCCACACAATGATCCTGAAGAGAACTAA
- the LOC107645778 gene encoding myb-related protein Myb4-like isoform X1, with product MAKTPCCERMGLKKGPWTAEEDQILTSFIHRYGHGNWRALPKQAGLLRCGKSCRLRWINYLRPDIKRGKFSKEEEEAILKLHAVLGNRWSAIAARLPGRTDNEIKNFWHTHLKKRIEKSEVHNNGINSSKYSSCSSQIITMPRVVPAIAPSSGSGSAASSFNDGLSSTSRNRSSSSPNIIAGPGFCSATTSSSDDTSGETMGNHNDGSIQLSEEMEFWYNIFIKSGQLS from the exons ATGGCAAAAACTCCTTGTTGTGAGAGAATGGGTTTGAAGAAGGGACCCTGGACTGCTGAAGAAGATCAGATATTGACATCTTTCATTCATAGATATGGCCATGGAAACTGGCGTGCACTTCCTAAACAAGCTGGT TTGTTAAGGTGTGGCAAGAGTTGTAGGCTTCGTTGGATAAATTACCTGAGGCCAGATATTAAAAGAGGGAAATTCAGCAAGGAAGAGGAAGAGGCCATTCTCAAACTACATGCAGTTCTTGGAAATAG GTGGTCTGCGATTGCAGCAAGATTACCGGGTCGTACAGATAATGAAATAAAGAACTTTTGGCACACTCATTTGAAGAAAAGGATTGAGAAAAGTGAAGTGCACAATAATGGCATCAATAGTAGTAAATATTCCTCGTGTTCCTCACAAATCATCACCATGCCAAGAGTAGTACCAGCAATTGCACCAAGTAGTGGTAGTGGTAGTGCTGCTTCTAGCTTCAATGATGGTTTATCCTCAACCTCAAGGAATAGATCAAGTTCATCACCAAATATTATTGCAGGACCAGGATTTTGCAGTGCAACAACATCCTCTTCTGATGATACTTCAGGTGAAACCATGGGAAATCATAACGATGGTTCCATTCAGCTCAGTGAAGAGATGGAATTTTGGTACAATATATTCATCAAATCAGGACAGCTATCTTAA